In Panacibacter ginsenosidivorans, the following proteins share a genomic window:
- a CDS encoding T9SS type A sorting domain-containing protein, with protein sequence MAIQDNGKIVLAGNINNSSYNAIGLARLNSNGTADLTFGNNGRDTFFSVSSARSLGVNEMIVQPDGKILTTGYLQLNKDNFFTARYLNTQQIKTVASNNEIIASNVLKAGMYPNPVTGSQITLQFNMAYTGKVMIDIYDINGKQMLQPVNKNEHGGIVTENIVIPSSVPNGTYLITILANNEKKLLKFELMR encoded by the coding sequence AAAAATTGTGCTTGCAGGTAACATAAACAACAGCAGCTACAACGCTATCGGCCTTGCACGTTTAAACAGCAATGGCACAGCCGATCTAACATTTGGCAACAATGGCCGCGATACTTTTTTCAGTGTTTCGTCTGCACGATCACTGGGCGTAAATGAAATGATAGTACAGCCCGATGGGAAAATTCTTACAACAGGTTACCTGCAATTAAATAAGGATAATTTTTTTACAGCAAGATATTTGAATACACAGCAAATAAAAACAGTTGCTTCAAATAATGAAATCATTGCTTCAAATGTTCTGAAGGCAGGTATGTATCCCAATCCTGTAACGGGTAGCCAGATAACTTTACAGTTTAACATGGCCTATACAGGTAAAGTAATGATTGATATTTATGATATCAATGGAAAGCAAATGCTGCAGCCTGTCAATAAAAATGAGCATGGTGGTATTGTAACCGAAAATATTGTTATCCCATCATCAGTTCCAAACGGAACATACCTGATCACCATTCTTGCAAACAATGAAAAGAAATTATTGAAATTTGAACTCATGCGATAA